Genomic DNA from Gilliamella sp. ESL0441:
ACAAGACATATAGCAATACAATAGATTTAATGGGAAAATTTAATACCGCAGGGATAGGACATGATATGTTGGTTGGTGTTGAATACAATATTGAAAAACGTCAGCCTAGATTAGCATTAACGAGTACTTATCCAGAAGTTGTTGATCCCTTTCATCCACATTGGTATTCCAAGAAAGCGCATTACACTAAATTAAATACTAAAACTAATCATAAAGCCACCTCAAAAGGAATTTATTTGCAAGATTTGATCAGTTTTACAACGCAATGGAAATTGTTGATGGGTTTACGCTATGACAATTACGAATTTGCATCAGACGATAAAATCAAACACCAAAGCCGTTCATATAATGGTCACTCGTTAAGTCCTCGAATCGGTTTAATTTGGCAGCCTATCGAATCGCAAAGTTTTTATGCTTCCTATAGTAAAAATTTTGCACCCTATGGTGGACGAGGACTGATTACCATTTCAACGGATTCAAAAACGGTTTACGATAATAAACCCCAATATTCAAGGCAGTATGAAGTCGGCGTAAAAAGTGATTGGTTAGATGATAAATTATCTTCTCAACTTGCACTTTATAATCTTGAATTATACAACGTTCGTTATCAACCCGATGCGGTGAACGATCCTTATAATTGGCAGGTCAAAGGCAGTGACCGGAGTCAAGGGATTGAATTAAGCCTTATTGGAAAATTAACACCAAAATGGTACATCAATAGTGGTATTGGTTATCAGCAAGCTCAAGTTCATAAAGATAAAAAAATGCCAGCTAATCAAGGCAAATATTTACCGAATACATCTAAGCATAGCGGTTATTTAAATATTCGTTATTTGCCTTATGATAATTGGTTTACCGAGTTGGAAGTAAATTATAAAGGTGCTATGTATAACGATGATAAAAATCAATTTAAACGCCCAGGATATACAGTATGGAATGCGGCAATTGGTTATCAATCTTCCTCTTATGATATCACTTTAGCTGTAACAAATTTATTTGGTAAAGAATATTGGCGTTCAAGTAGTATGCCTGGCACGCCTAGAGCTGTATTGTTAACGGCAAGTTATAAATTGTAATCAATGAAGAAATAAAAGCGGAATGAAATAAACATCCTAAATTGAATAATTGATGATAATATTTGTCTGATTAGTATTTCAATCCGCTTATTGTTTGGATAGTAACGATATTTCAATTCATAAATGTTATTATTTATAAAAAAGCATGGTGAAATAAGTGAATAATTTGTAGACTATGTCCATTACTGTTTTTTGGCACTTATCTTATCTATGAATTTATTAAAATCTTTAGCCACTGTAAGCTCAATGACAATGGTATCTCGGGTATTAGGTTTTGTTAGAGATGCAATTATTGCACGTTTTTTTGGAGCAGGAATGGCTACTGATGCTTTTTTTGTAGCTTTTAAACTTCCCAATTTACTTAGGCGAATTTTTGCTGAAGGTGCTTTTTCTCAAGCGTTTGTGCCAATTTTAGCAGAATATAAAAATCAACAAGGTGCCGAGGCAACGAAGACATTTATTGCCTATGTTGCAGGTTTATTAACATTAGTATTAGCACTTGTTACATTAATTGGTGTGATTACCGCACCTTTTATCATTATGTTAACCGCACCAGGATTTATGCAAGAATCAGTGGATAAATTTGAACTTGCTACTGTAATGCTCCGGATAACTTTTCCATATATCTTTTTTATTTCGCTGGCATCATTAGTTGGTGCAATACTCAATACTTGGAATCGCTTTTCTGTTCCTGCATTTGTGCCAACGTTGCTTAATATTAGTATGATCGTTTGTACACTATTTTTAACCCCATATTTCAATCCACCTGTTTTGGCATTAGCTTTTTCGGTTGTTGTCGGTGGAATTTTGCAATTGCTTTTCCAACTGCCTACTTTAAAAAAAATAGGGATGTTAGTTTTACCTCGTATTAATTTAAAAGATAGTGGTGTATGGCGAGTTCTGAAACAAATGGGACCAGCAATTTTAGGGGTTTCAGTTGGTCAAATCTCTCTAATCATCAATACAATTTTTGCTTCTTTTCTAATTTCAGGATCTGTGTCTTGGATGTATTATGCTGACCGATTAATGGAATTCCCGGCAGGTGTACTGGGTGTTGCATTGGGTACTATTTTATTACCGTCATTGGCCAAAAGCTTTTCAAATGGTGATCATAAGCAATATTCGGAATTACTTGATTGGGGATTACGTTTATGCTTTTTATTGGCTTTACCGAGTACGGTCGCGTTAGGTGTAATTTCGCGCCCATTAATCTCAACATTATTTGAATATGGGCAGTTTACGTCAAATGACACGCTAATGACACAACGTGCTTTGATCGCTTATTCGATAGGGTTATTGGGGCTTATTTTAATTAAAGTTTTAGCACCTGCTTTTTATTCCAGACAAGACATTAAAACTCCTGTTAAAATTGCTGTTGTTACTTTAATTTTAACGCAATTGATGAATTTGGTTTTTATTGGTCCATTACAACATGCTGGACTGTCGTTATCCATTGGTTTGGCTGCATGTTTTAATGCTGGACTATTGTTTTGGCAATTACGAAAAAAGAAACTTTATCAACCTCAATCTGGTTGGTATCTTTTTTTAACTAAAGTGATTATTGCCGTTATTTTAATGTCATTGGTTCTATGGTTTGGTTCAAGATTATTACCTGATTGGTCGACCGGTTCAATGCTCATACGAGTTAGCCGTTTATTATTATTGGTAATGGTTGGCATCATTGTCTATTTTGCATCATTGATTGCAATGGGATTTAAAATTAAACATTTTATAAAACGAATTGACTAAAAAATAAATATCTATACATGAATACTAAAATTGATAAGGAAATCTAATGAAAGAAAACGCTTTTTTTACATTGCCATTGATTGGCAGTTTTATTTATTTTGTTATTAGCTGTTTAATAACTATCATCTTCGATGATTATCTATTTCGATTTAGCATACTTTTGGGAACTAATAAAGTTTTCTCCTTTTAATATCATTAATTATTTGTTAAAAACTCATATTTTAGATGTAGTATTTGTATTTGGAATTTTGTCATTATTTCTACACAGTTTAAATGTCCATATAATTAATAAAACCAATGTAGAATTGGTGATAATTATAATGGTCTTATTTTCAGTAATGGCTTATTTTATTCCTAAAACTTTACTATTTGATTTTGGAGATTTATATCCAATAAAAAATATATTTATCATCATTATATCGGTTATGTTTTATTTAATATTATATAGTTTATTACTATACTATTTATTAAATTTTTCCAATAAATACTTTATAAAAAATCAACAGCCATTTCCTTTTACAGCGACCAATAGTACTAAAATTCACTTTAATTTGTTTGCCATATTTACAACTTTTGTCCTGATAAAAGGATATCTGTTAATTACGAAAGTATTTCAATTATTCAGCATGGAGATTTCTAACAATATTTTAAATATTGTATATATATCGGGTATATTAATAGCAGTTGGTTTAACTATACCTTGTTTTAAACAATCATTTGATAGAATTCAAACAGATAGGCTCATAAAAAGTATCATTCAACCCAGTATAATAATTTTTATTTGTATTATTGTTAACTTCATTTTTATTTTTAAAGTACCAACCGCATTACTATACAAAAATATAGAATATGGGAATTTATTATCAATCACTTGTTTAATGCAAATAGTATTACTTCCGTTAATAATTGCTTTAATTTTAAATAAAGTAACGAAACGCTATTTTTATTATGTAACCACTTAGATATTCAACAATTTTGGTTAAAATGGTTATTAAAACAAGCGTTAAAATTTAATATTTACTGAGATCTGAAAATGTTAAATATTTTCTAATCATAGGTAATGCATAAGATAAAAATTAAAACAACTATTAAGAATTAGCGCAAAGTATTATACAATAGCCCGATATTTTCTAAAGTGTAGCACAATGAGAGAATCATAATGAGCTGGATTGAAAAGATTTTAAGTAAAAATAATATATCATCTGATCATAAAAAAGCGAATATTCCAGGCGGAGTTTGGACCAAATGTAGCAACTGTGAACAAGTTATTTATCAAGCTGAATTAGATCGCAATTTAGAGGTATGTCCGAAATGTGATCACCATATGCATATTCCTGCACGCGTAAGGTTATACCACTTTTTAGATGAAGGTTCAGATGTTGAGTTAGGTTCAGATCTCGCACCGAAAGATATTTTAAAATTTAAAGATACTAAAAAATATAAGGATCGTTTAACCACGGCTCAAAAAGAGACTCGTGAAAAAGAAGCTATGGTTGTGATGAAAGGAACCTTGTTTGGCATTCCTGTCGTCGTCGCTTGTTTTGAATTTGCATTTATTGGTGGTTCAATGTCATCGGTAGTTGGTGCGCTGTTTACACGCGCAGCTGAACAAGCCATTGCAGATAAATGTCCACTAATATGTTTTTCAACTAGTGGTGGAGCTAGGATGCAAGAAGCATTATTTTCGCTAATGCAAATGGCAAAAACCAGTGCAATCCTTGCAAAAATGCAGGATGAAGGATTACCTTATATTTCTGTAATGACTGATCCGACAATGGGTGGTGTTTCTGCTAGTTTAGCTATGCTTGGAGATATCAACATTGCTGAGCCAAAAGCGCTGATTGGTTTTGCCGGCCCGCGAGTTATCCAACAAACCGTTCGAGAAACATTGCCGGAAGGATTCCAACGAAGTGAATTTTTACTTGAAAAGGGCGCAATTGATATGATCATTCATCGTAAAGAAATGAGACCAAAAATTGCTAGTTTGTTAGCAAAATTAATGAGAATACCCGATCCTTTTAACGATATGACTAACAATGTAACTATCGATGAGACTGTGTAATCTCTATGCAAAATGAAAAACTTAATGCCATGTCTGATTTAAAAGCATGGCTTTGTTATTTAGAGAAACTGCACCCCACAACGATTGATCTAGGTCTGGATCGAGTAAAAACCGTTGCCCAACGCTTAGATCTGTTACAGCCTGCACCTTATATTTTTACTGTAGCTGGAACCAATGGAAAAGGCACAACATGCCGAACTCTTGAAATGATGCTATTGGCAGCAAAATTAAGAGTTGGTGTTTATAGCTCACCTCATTTGATACGTTTTACTGAGCGAGTTCGAATAAATAACCAAGAATCAACCGAACAAGCAACGGTTAATGCTTTTGTAGAAATTGAAAATGTACGAGGTGATATTTCTCTAACTTATTTTGAGTATGCAACACTTGCTGCACTTTATCAATTTAAACAAGCAAAATTAGATGTCGTTATATTAGAAGTAGGATTAGGTGGAAGGCTAGATGCAACCAACATAGTGGATGCCGATATCGCCATAATCACCACCATAGACATAGACCACGTAGAGTATTTAGGTCATACTCGTGAAAGTATTGGTCAGGAAAAAGCGGGTATTTTTAAATCGAAAAGTATTGCCATTGTTGGTGAGCAAAATGTTCCAACATCAATTCCATTGGTTGCAAAATCTGTTAATTGTCCAATTTTCTCAGTAAATCATGATTGGTTTTATCATCAAATTGATAATGTTAAATGGTCTTTTCAGTCTTCTAGGGTACACTACGAAAATTTACCCATAGCGAATAATATACCATTAGCTAACGCAGCGACTGCAGTTGCTGCATTAAGTTACTCATCTTTAAACATTACTCAAGATGAAATTGCAAAGGGATTAATCCAATCAAGTTTGGTTGGTAGATTTCAAACTATTCAACAAAACCCACTCGTTATAGTTGATGTTGCTCATAATCCCCATGCTGCCACTTATCTAGTAAAACAACTTGATAAATTAAAAGCTCAACGATCAAAGATGGGTAACATTCGAATTGTGATTGGTATGCTTAAAGATAAAGATATCCAAGGTACTTTATCAATATTAAAAGGTGATGTTTGGTATTGTGCTTCACTTTATGGTGAACGAGGATGTCAAGCGGAAGTGCTTAAAGGATATTTGGAAGATAAAGGGGAAGGTATTATCTTTACATTTGATGATGTCTTAACCGCTTATCAAAAAGCAATGCAAGATGCAGAAGAAGATGATATTATCATAGTATGTGGTTCATTTCATACAGTTGCGGATGTTTTAGAACAATATGAATATTAAGTGAAATTAATCATGACAAAAGATAAAAACACTACTCCAAATAGTCAAAATAAAATTAGGAATCGGTTTGTGGGTTTTGCAACATTATTGCTTATACTAGCGCTGATTGCACCATGGATCATAACGGATAAATCAAATAATCAGACTTCAAGTTCCCCAATTTTGCAACCCGATATTGTTCAACAACAATTTCAATCGATCGAATCTACAACTGATGACAACCATGCTAATAGTGCCTATGGTGTAGATGATATTCCTTATATACCAGATAATGAGCAGGATTTAAATTCTTTAATTTCTCCTGATGTTGCTCAAAATGATATTAACGAAACAACACCAAGCGATAATGTTAAAGTAAGTGAACAAGAATCTAAACTTTATATGATTCAAATAGCGGCGTTAAAAAATAAAAAGAAAATAGAAGAGCTAGTGGCTTTGTTAAGATTAAATAATTACAACGTTAAAGTAATTCCTAAAAATCCAGAACCTAATCAATTAATCAAATTACAAGTAGGGCCATATGGTAAAAGAGAGCAAGCTGAGCAAGTAATCGATAATCTTAATAGTTTAACCAAACAAAAAAGTATAATTGTGGCTAATTAATAGATAAAATTAAAAAATAAACTAAGAGTATTAAAGTTTTATAATTGATTGTTTAACATAAAAATTTATTAATAAGCTATTTCAAATTAAACATCTTATAAAAATATAATTGTAGGTTATTATGATGAATTGGGTTGATTTTACGATTATTGGCGTCATAATTTTTTCAGCATTAATCAGCATTATTCGTGGATTTGTGCGTGAAGCATTATCGCTAATCAGTTGGGTACTTGCTTTTTTTATTGCAAGTCGATTTTATGTTTATATTACCGAGTATCTTACTTATTTCGATAGCGAATTAGTACGTACTTCCGTTGCGATTGCAATTCTATTTATTGCTACTTTACTTGTTTGTGCAGTCATATCTTATATTATTGGTGAATTAGTACAAAAAACAGGATTATCTGGAACAGATCGCGTATTGGGTATCTGTTTTGGCGTATTAAGAGGTATTTTGGTTGTCGCTGCGATACTGTTTTTTGTGGATACCTTCACACCATTATCGCAATCGAAATACTGGGAAGAATCACAGCTTATTCCCCATTTCCATTTTATAATTCGTTGGTTTTTTGAATTTATACAACAATCGTCTTCATTTTTAGTGCAGTAATTTTGAGGTAATCATTATATGTGTGGTGTTGTTGGTATTTTAGGATGTAGTACAGTAAATCAATCAATTTATGATGCATTAACCGTATTACAACATCGAGGACAAGATGCAGCAGGAATTGTGACTATAGATGAACAGAATCGCTTTCGTTTACGTAAAGCAAATGGTTTAGTTAAAGATGTTTTTCAGGAACATCATATGCAACGTTTACAAGGTAAATTAGGCATTGGTCATGTTCGTTATCCTACCGCAGGTAGCTCAAGTCCCTCTGAAGCTCAGCCATTTTATGTAAATTCTCCTTATGGTATCGCACTTGCACATAATGGCAACCTAACCAACACCGATGAATTAAGTAAAAAAGTTTTTGAACTTGCAAGACGACATATTAATACTAACTCTGATTCAGAAGTTCTTCTTAATATATTTGCCAGTGAATTAGACCAATTTCCAACTTATCCGCTTACGGCGGATAATATCTTTACCGCCATCGCTAATTTACACAAAATAATTAAAGGCGCATATGCTTGTGTCGCTATGATTATAGGACATGGGCTTGTTGCATTCCGTGACCCTTATGGTATTCGTCCTTTAGTAATAGGTAGACGAGTTCTTGATAATCAACAAATTGAATACATGGTTGCCTCAGAAAGTGTTGCATTAGATGTGCTTGATTTTGAATTTGTTCGAGATGTCGCACCGGGGGAGGCCATTTACATTACCCAAGATGGACAATTTTATTCACAGCAATGTTCCGATAATCCTCAGTATTATCCGTGCATATTTGAATATGTTTATTTCGCAAGACCTGATTCATTAATGAATGGCGTATCGGTTTATCAATCGCGTATTTTAATGGGACAAAAATTAGGTAATAAAATAGCGAGAGAATGGAAAGATGTCGATATTGATGTTGTTATTCCAATCCCTGAAACATCATGTGATGCCGCACTTGAAATTGCCCGAATCCTAAATAAACCCTATCGACAAGGATTTGTAAAAAATCGCTATGTTGGTCGAACATTCATTATGCCTGGTCAAGCTACTCGCAAACTTTCTGTAAGACGTAAACTTAATGCAAATCGTATAGAATTTGAAGGTAAAAATGTTCTTTTAGTTGATGATTCAATTGTTCGTGGAACAACGTCTGAAAAAATTTTAGAAATGGTACGTTCAGTAGGTGCGAAGAAAGTCTATTTAGCTTCGGCAGCTCCTGAAATTAGACATCCAAATGTGTACGGTATCGATATGGCTGTTGCAAGTGAACTCATTGCATTTAACCGAACGGTTGAAGAAATAGCTAAAGAAATTGGAGCAGATAAGCTAATTTTTCAAGATCTTACCGATTTGATTGACTCAATTCGAGAAGAAAATCCAGATATTCATCATTTTGAATGTTCTGTTTTTGATGGTAAATATATTACTGAAGATGTAGATGATAATTATTTATCATTACTCGAACTAAAAAGAAATAGTAATACTCTTGGCCTTTTTATAAATAAAGAATCAGAAAATTTAGAAATTTATAATGAAGATCAATAAGTGCTTATTATTGTAAAAATGACAAATTTATCAAAAATCAAAAAATATATAGAAATCCCTATCTTTTTAATAATTAAAATCAATCTAATGAGTTTTATTTAGCTCATTAGAAAAATAAAAAATCATAAAAAACATCTGCATAAAAAAATAAGTATTTTTTTCTTCGGTTAAAAAAAATCATTTTTATTCATTTTCTACAGAAATCCACTCTAATTCTTTACAAAAATATTTAAATAAATTTTTGTAAAATGACCTCTTTGTAATATAATTTTTATGAAAGTAAATTTTGTAAAGATTTTTAAAGATTGAGAGGATCGCATAATCTTTAAAATGTTTTAAAACGCAATTTTCTTTTCTAATCTAATAGCTAAATAACAGTTTTTTGATAATCATTTATCAATTTTTGGAAATATAAGGAACGATTAAGATGAAAACAAATCTTAATTTAAAAGTTATCTCTGCATTAGTATTAATTGCATTAAATTGCCAAACAGCCATAGCTTTGGATGCAAATAATACTTTGTCTTCAGATGCAGTTGATAGTAATAAAATCATCGAACTTAAAAATGGATCAAAAGTTCGTGAGATGATAAATAACAAAAAGGCAAGTCTCTATCAAATTGCATTAAGAAGTGGAATTACAATTGACCAATTACGTGAAATGAATGCTGGTCGTTTTGATAAAAGAGATTCTGTCGAAGAAGGTGAACTTTTAGTTCTTCCCGAAAACTCACCATTATTACCATCTAAACATTTATCAGAGCCAGAAAAGCAAGAGAAGCAAGATAAGTATGCTTTACCAAATTTAGGGTCAGATGAAAAATACGATGTTAAAGCAGATAAAGAAAAATTAGATACTTATGTTGCTGAAACATTACAAACATTAGCAACACAAGATTGGGAACAATTATTATCTTCTGAAAATGGTGGTTTATCTGGTCATTTAAGGAATAAAGGTCGGACTTACGCAGAAGACTATGTACGTAGTAATGTAAGAAATCATGTTGTTGATCCTTTACGTAATGCAGCTCAAGATTTTTTAGGACGATTTGGTACAGCACAATTATCATTTGATGTGAGTGACAAAGGTAACTTTAATAATCTCAGTCTCAAATTATTTAGTCCATTGTATGACACTGATAATATGTTGATATTTAGTCAAATTTCATTTCAAGAGTATGAACATAACCGTCGGATAGGAAACTTTGGTATAGGACAACGTTGGGATGTAGCGGATAAAAAATGGTTACTTGGTTACAACGTTTTTTTAGACCATGATTTTCAACGGGCTCATAATCGCTTAGGTATCGGTGCAGAAGCATGGACAGATTATATGAAGCTGGCTGCTAACTATTATCACCCGTTATCAAGCTGGAAACAGTCACGTGATTTTGATGAATATTTAGAGCGTGCGGCTAAAGGTTTTGATATACGTCTACAAGGATACTTACCTCAATACCCTCATCTAGGTGGTTCGCTAATGTATGAACAATACTTTGGTGATAAAGTTGCCCTATTTGGAAAAGACAATCTCCAAAAAAATCCAAGAGCAATTACCGCAGGTCTAGATTATACCCCAGTTCCACTCTTTACATTGAAAGCAGAACATAAAAGAGGACAAAATAACAAAAAAGCAACCTCTGCATCATTAACAATGAACTATCGTTTAGGGGTGCCTCTAAAAGATCAGTTAGATCCAGATATGGTTCAAAAAGCACGATCGCTAGCTGGAAGTCGTTATGATCTGGTTGATCGTAATAATTATATTGTTCTTGAATATAAAGAGAAAAAACTCAGTGTCGATTTAGGACTTGAAGCCCTCCAATTGGTCGAAGGTCAGACATATGATGTCAATATTGCTGTATATAATGCCAAAAGTCTAAGTTCTCTAAAATGGACGGGCGATATGTATCAAATAGATGCAGGAGGCGGTTTCTTCTGTAATACAACAGGTATTTGTACTTCATCATCATGGGCCACTCCTACAACAGACACTCAAAATTGGAAAATAATGGCACCTACTTATGTTGATGAAAACGGCTTACGTCGTCCACATAGCACTGATGGCAAATATACGTTAGCCGTAACAGTGACAGATAAAAAAGGTCGTACAGCAACATCAAATCCTGTAACTTTTGAAATTTTGCCAAACCCAGCAATGCGAAAAATTGGTCTCTGGGCTGTTGATAGAAGTGGTAATCGTACAACAATGGCTTCTAATTTAGCTGATGGAAACACTGCGGTAACGCTAATGGCAAGTTTGGTAAAACCGAAAGTATCTAATGGCACAATAATTACGGCAGCAGATGTTGATGGATTTAGTGATGAGCAACTAATGAAGCGAATTCCTGACTCGTTCGATTCTGTTCTTAAAGGATGGACAGCTGTTAGCAACGGCAAAAAAATTCCATTAATTGATGGAACTTCTGGCAATGTAAATGCATGTCCAAAACAAGAGCCGTGTGTCATTGTTAAATCATTTGAAAAAATCAAAATGGGTCAAAAAGTATCTCAGAAAGCGGCTACAGCTGCTGGTGTTGAAGTTATTGGAGACAGTTATGCAATAGATGTCGCTTCCAACATACAAGGAATTATTGAATTTTCAACTTCAATTGAGCAATTTGGTTCGTCATTTAACAAAGTATCTGTCGATTTTACTGGTGGTCAAGCGGGACTAATCAAGGTTTATCGTAGCGATGGTGTATTAGTCGCTAGCCAAGTAGGACGCTCCCTTGAATTTGATCCTAATGGTTCTAAAGAGTGGAAAGTCGATAATGAATATTATGTCAAAGTCTATGCAGCTGATGGAATAACAGAAATTAACAATCCGTTTGTTATTTGGTCACTTGTTGATTCCAACAGTGCAGCATGTCCAGGAAAAGCATCAACAGCAGCATTACCTGATGTTAGGGTAAATCCAAATGGGCCTTGGTTTAATGTCGGTATGGGAATTAATGCTCGCTATAAAATCAGAAGTTTAAAAACGAATAGTTTTGCTAGTAGTGGCACTAGTATGCAAGCAACTGCAGATGCACCAAAAGATTTAAATTTCAGTCCTTTAAATGCATCTCCAATTGCATGTGCAGGTGATCAAGGGTTTAGATTACAAGTATTTGTTCAATAACATTCATGAACAATAAAAGCGTAATTAGATTACCAAGGAGTTCAGGTAATCTAAAAATAATCAATGTATCAGTGTATTAATTAATAGTACATTTGATGTTACAAATAAAAATAGGAACTAAACATGAAAAAATTAATTATTAAGAATATCGCATTAGGTATGTTCTTAGCCGGTTTTACTGTCAGTAATGCTTTTGCATTAGACGCAAAAACTACTAAGCCAATTGAAGGTAATCCACCGTTAATTAAAGGTACTTCTGCTAATGCAAAAGATCATTCTTTGACGCTAACTGTTGAAGATTCAGCGGGTAATACAATTGGTCAAACACAAGCTAAAGTCGGTAACTATATTAAAATTAAGTATAACCTACAAGATACTGATGGCGATGAAGATAAAGGTTCTGTTAAAACGACTTTAAAAGTTTTTTATCTTCTAGGTAATACTTGGAAAGAAGCAAATATGAGCACATTAGAACTTTCAGGCACAAATAATGCTTCTGAAAACGAAATTAAATTTAAGATTACAGATGAGTTTGCTGGGGCAACTAAAATTGGTTTCAAAATTTTAGAAAGGACTGAATTTGGTTTACCTTATGCTAACCAATGGTTAAGAGTATCTGATATTTGGAGTAACAAAGCACCTGGTACAGTT
This window encodes:
- a CDS encoding CvpA family protein, giving the protein MNWVDFTIIGVIIFSALISIIRGFVREALSLISWVLAFFIASRFYVYITEYLTYFDSELVRTSVAIAILFIATLLVCAVISYIIGELVQKTGLSGTDRVLGICFGVLRGILVVAAILFFVDTFTPLSQSKYWEESQLIPHFHFIIRWFFEFIQQSSSFLVQ
- the accD gene encoding acetyl-CoA carboxylase, carboxyltransferase subunit beta; protein product: MSWIEKILSKNNISSDHKKANIPGGVWTKCSNCEQVIYQAELDRNLEVCPKCDHHMHIPARVRLYHFLDEGSDVELGSDLAPKDILKFKDTKKYKDRLTTAQKETREKEAMVVMKGTLFGIPVVVACFEFAFIGGSMSSVVGALFTRAAEQAIADKCPLICFSTSGGARMQEALFSLMQMAKTSAILAKMQDEGLPYISVMTDPTMGGVSASLAMLGDINIAEPKALIGFAGPRVIQQTVRETLPEGFQRSEFLLEKGAIDMIIHRKEMRPKIASLLAKLMRIPDPFNDMTNNVTIDETV
- the purF gene encoding amidophosphoribosyltransferase, with translation MCGVVGILGCSTVNQSIYDALTVLQHRGQDAAGIVTIDEQNRFRLRKANGLVKDVFQEHHMQRLQGKLGIGHVRYPTAGSSSPSEAQPFYVNSPYGIALAHNGNLTNTDELSKKVFELARRHINTNSDSEVLLNIFASELDQFPTYPLTADNIFTAIANLHKIIKGAYACVAMIIGHGLVAFRDPYGIRPLVIGRRVLDNQQIEYMVASESVALDVLDFEFVRDVAPGEAIYITQDGQFYSQQCSDNPQYYPCIFEYVYFARPDSLMNGVSVYQSRILMGQKLGNKIAREWKDVDIDVVIPIPETSCDAALEIARILNKPYRQGFVKNRYVGRTFIMPGQATRKLSVRRKLNANRIEFEGKNVLLVDDSIVRGTTSEKILEMVRSVGAKKVYLASAAPEIRHPNVYGIDMAVASELIAFNRTVEEIAKEIGADKLIFQDLTDLIDSIREENPDIHHFECSVFDGKYITEDVDDNYLSLLELKRNSNTLGLFINKESENLEIYNEDQ
- the murJ gene encoding murein biosynthesis integral membrane protein MurJ gives rise to the protein MNLLKSLATVSSMTMVSRVLGFVRDAIIARFFGAGMATDAFFVAFKLPNLLRRIFAEGAFSQAFVPILAEYKNQQGAEATKTFIAYVAGLLTLVLALVTLIGVITAPFIIMLTAPGFMQESVDKFELATVMLRITFPYIFFISLASLVGAILNTWNRFSVPAFVPTLLNISMIVCTLFLTPYFNPPVLALAFSVVVGGILQLLFQLPTLKKIGMLVLPRINLKDSGVWRVLKQMGPAILGVSVGQISLIINTIFASFLISGSVSWMYYADRLMEFPAGVLGVALGTILLPSLAKSFSNGDHKQYSELLDWGLRLCFLLALPSTVALGVISRPLISTLFEYGQFTSNDTLMTQRALIAYSIGLLGLILIKVLAPAFYSRQDIKTPVKIAVVTLILTQLMNLVFIGPLQHAGLSLSIGLAACFNAGLLFWQLRKKKLYQPQSGWYLFLTKVIIAVILMSLVLWFGSRLLPDWSTGSMLIRVSRLLLLVMVGIIVYFASLIAMGFKIKHFIKRID
- a CDS encoding SPOR domain-containing protein, with translation MTKDKNTTPNSQNKIRNRFVGFATLLLILALIAPWIITDKSNNQTSSSPILQPDIVQQQFQSIESTTDDNHANSAYGVDDIPYIPDNEQDLNSLISPDVAQNDINETTPSDNVKVSEQESKLYMIQIAALKNKKKIEELVALLRLNNYNVKVIPKNPEPNQLIKLQVGPYGKREQAEQVIDNLNSLTKQKSIIVAN
- the folC gene encoding bifunctional tetrahydrofolate synthase/dihydrofolate synthase; translated protein: MQNEKLNAMSDLKAWLCYLEKLHPTTIDLGLDRVKTVAQRLDLLQPAPYIFTVAGTNGKGTTCRTLEMMLLAAKLRVGVYSSPHLIRFTERVRINNQESTEQATVNAFVEIENVRGDISLTYFEYATLAALYQFKQAKLDVVILEVGLGGRLDATNIVDADIAIITTIDIDHVEYLGHTRESIGQEKAGIFKSKSIAIVGEQNVPTSIPLVAKSVNCPIFSVNHDWFYHQIDNVKWSFQSSRVHYENLPIANNIPLANAATAVAALSYSSLNITQDEIAKGLIQSSLVGRFQTIQQNPLVIVDVAHNPHAATYLVKQLDKLKAQRSKMGNIRIVIGMLKDKDIQGTLSILKGDVWYCASLYGERGCQAEVLKGYLEDKGEGIIFTFDDVLTAYQKAMQDAEEDDIIIVCGSFHTVADVLEQYEY
- a CDS encoding TonB-dependent siderophore receptor — translated: MKVVNQLAIIGMLGIVSTDTVAQEHYDNDAHTETMKVVAHIKDDNDQRLKKSSTATKMPFDIKDIPQTINSVNIGQEKVYGKNDLSVIVNKLPGVDSTYDMRDEGIKIRGFSASSGDIYRDGVRASGQVRQSTANIERVEILKGPASVLYGRGSGGGMINMISKQANFDSPTVLSLRSGSWDKYGGMVDINHVVNEQLAIRMTVDHQSEKSFRKGIKQRDTMVSPSIFYDNLEGFNWLVQYTDDHLWRKPDRGPAYYNLPKGVSIKTAYAHPDDYVKDNFKSLRSVIGFEFNYDWSIKLTNLYRQASQNFDHIYGGDYCHLNGKTNSGKTCNYRGKLQFRRAWQETNNKTYSNTIDLMGKFNTAGIGHDMLVGVEYNIEKRQPRLALTSTYPEVVDPFHPHWYSKKAHYTKLNTKTNHKATSKGIYLQDLISFTTQWKLLMGLRYDNYEFASDDKIKHQSRSYNGHSLSPRIGLIWQPIESQSFYASYSKNFAPYGGRGLITISTDSKTVYDNKPQYSRQYEVGVKSDWLDDKLSSQLALYNLELYNVRYQPDAVNDPYNWQVKGSDRSQGIELSLIGKLTPKWYINSGIGYQQAQVHKDKKMPANQGKYLPNTSKHSGYLNIRYLPYDNWFTELEVNYKGAMYNDDKNQFKRPGYTVWNAAIGYQSSSYDITLAVTNLFGKEYWRSSSMPGTPRAVLLTASYKL